In Carassius gibelio isolate Cgi1373 ecotype wild population from Czech Republic chromosome B13, carGib1.2-hapl.c, whole genome shotgun sequence, one genomic interval encodes:
- the rufy2 gene encoding RUN and FYVE domain-containing protein 2 isoform X1 has translation MATPAEQDLVLAEAENNKERVQVFGILRLQEDKSAAGEKVSAAAMKSGDGRWQAPIFALARKASETFSGGIHVLPKVPEPKTSPFSEEWGAKAFRDPMAMERANLLNMAKLSIKGLIESALSFGRTLDSDYPPLQQFFVVMEHCLKHGLKVKKSFLGYNKSLWGPLEMVEKLCPEAGEIAASVRDLPGLKTPLGRARAWLRLALMQKKLADYLRLLFTRKDILSEFYENSAVMLEEEGAVIVGLLVGLNVIDANLCVKGEDLDTQVGVIDFSMYLKNDIDDYRSEERNGQIAAILDQKNYVEELNRQLNSTVQGLQGRVESLENSNSKLIEELAIAKNNIIKLQEENHQLRTENSVILMKAQQRLEIAEGDLNCELDTYKQSRQGLDEMYNEARRQLREECQLRQDVENELVVQVSMKQEMEMAMKLLEKDIHEKQDTLIGLRHQLDDVKAINVEMYQKMQSSDDSMRHKNDMIARLEEKTNQITATMKQLEQRLQDAERERASAEDGVRKFKQDFTNKADSLQKQITQREKQMMQLETDLKIERDWRQTLQNELERERETIAQLTAEAQQINGLKKEFHRLQDENTQLKGICEEQEHALEELGCKLSESKLKIEDIKEANKALQGGQVWLKDKDATHCKLCEKEFSISRRKHHCRNCGEIFCNACSDNELPLPASPKPVRVCDPCHALLLQRCSSNAT, from the exons ATGGCGACACCTGCAGAACAGGACCTCGTGTTGGCAGAAGCAGAGAACAACAAAGAGAGAGTGCAAGTGTTCGGTATCCTCAGATTGCAGGAGGATAAATCGGCCGCTGGTGAGAAAGTGAGCGCCGCTGCCATGAAATCTGGGGACGGGAGATGGCAGGCGCCTATATTCGCGTTAGCCAGAAAAGCGTCAGAAACATTCTCAGGTGGCATTCACGTCTTGCCCAAAGTCCCAGAGCCCAAAACGTCGCCTTTTTCCGAAGAATGGGGGGCCAAGG CATTTCGAGATCCTATGGCAATGGAACGAGCGAATCTGCTTAATATGGCAAAGCTTAGCATCAAAGGCCTGATCGAGTCGGCTCTGAGCTTTGGACGAACTCTGGACTCTGACTATCCACCTCTGCAACAGTTCTTTGTTGTCATGGAGCACTGCCTAAAACACGGCCTCAAAG TGAAGAAATCGTTTCTTGGATACAACAAGTCGTTATGGGGGCCTCTGGAGATGGTTGAGAAGCTCTGCCCAGAAGCAGGCGAAATCGCAGCCAGTGTGCGAGACCTTCCTGGCCTTAA GACGCCTCTGGGCAGAGCCAGAGCATGGCTGAGACTGGCACTGATGCAGAAGAAATTAGCAGATTACCTACGTCTCCTCTTCACCAGGAAAGATATTCTTAG TGAGTTCTATGAGAATTCGGCAGTGATGCTCGAGGAGGAGGGAGCCGTCATCGTTGGTCTCCTGGTGGGACTGAACGTCATAGATGCCAACTTATGTGTGAAGGGCGAGGACCTTGATACACAA GTTGGTGTAATAGACTTCTCCATGTACTTGAAGAATGACATTGATGACTACAGAAGTGAAGAAAG aaATGGACAAATTGCAGCTATTTTGGATCAGAAGAACTATGTTGAAGAATTAAATAGGCAGCTGAA TTCTACAGTTCAAGGCTTACAGGGACGTGTGGAGTCCTTAGAAAACTCCAACTCCAAACTCATCGAAGAG TTGGCAATTGCAAAAAACAACATAATTAAATTACAAGAAGAGAACCACCAACTCAGAACAGAGAATTCAGTCATTCTTATGAAAGCACAGCAGCGTCTGGAG ATTGCAGAAGGAGATTTGAACTGTGAGCTCGACACGTACAAGCAGTCAAGGCAGGGCCTGGATGAAATGTACAACGAGGCAAGACGCCAACTAAGAGAGGAATGTCAACTCAGGCAG GATGTGGAGAACGAACTGGTTGTGCAGGTGAGCATGAAGCAGGAGATGGAAATGGCCATGAAACTGTTAGAAAAGGACATACATGAAAAGCAAGACACTCTGATTGGACTTCGGCACCAATTAGATGACGTTAAAGCCATCAATGTGGAGATGTACCAAAAAATGCAg TCTTCAGATGACAGCATGAGGCACAAAAATGACATGATCGCACGTTTGGAGGAGAAGACCAATCAGATAACAGCAACTATGAAACAACTAGAACAAAG ATTGCAGGATGCCGAGAGGGAACGTGCCAGTGCTGAAGACGGGGTGCGCAAATTCAAGCAGGACTTCACAAACAAAGCTGACAGTCTCCAAAAGCAGATTACCCAGAGAGAGAAGCAAAT GATGCAGCTGGAAACAGATTTGAAAATAGAAAGGGACTGGCGGCAGACTTTACAGAATGAATTAGAAAGAGAACGAGAGACCATCGCCCAACTCACTGCTGAAGCACAGCAAATCAACGGACTCAAAAAA GAGTTTCACAGGTTGCAGGATGAGAATACGCAGCTGAAGGGAATTTGTGAAGAGCAGGAACATGCGCTGGAGGAGCTGGGCTGCAAACTCAGCGA GTCAAAGTTGAAAATCGAAGATATAAAAGAAGCCAACAAGGCACTTCAG GGTGGACAGGTCTGGCTGAAGGACAAAGATGCTACGCATTGCAAACTTTGTGAGAAGGAATTTTCAATCTCCAGAAGAAAG CACCACTGCAGGAACTGTGGGGAGATTTTCTGCAATGCCTGCTCAGATAATGAGCTGCCGCTCCCCGCTTCACCCAAACCCGTGAGAGTCTGTGACCCCTGCCACGCTCTGCTCCTCCAGCGCTGCTCCTCCAACGCCACGTAA
- the rufy2 gene encoding RUN and FYVE domain-containing protein 2 isoform X3, producing MAMERANLLNMAKLSIKGLIESALSFGRTLDSDYPPLQQFFVVMEHCLKHGLKVKKSFLGYNKSLWGPLEMVEKLCPEAGEIAASVRDLPGLKTPLGRARAWLRLALMQKKLADYLRLLFTRKDILSEFYENSAVMLEEEGAVIVGLLVGLNVIDANLCVKGEDLDTQVGVIDFSMYLKNDIDDYRSEERNGQIAAILDQKNYVEELNRQLNSTVQGLQGRVESLENSNSKLIEELAIAKNNIIKLQEENHQLRTENSVILMKAQQRLEIAEGDLNCELDTYKQSRQGLDEMYNEARRQLREECQLRQDVENELVVQVSMKQEMEMAMKLLEKDIHEKQDTLIGLRHQLDDVKAINVEMYQKMQSSDDSMRHKNDMIARLEEKTNQITATMKQLEQRLQDAERERASAEDGVRKFKQDFTNKADSLQKQITQREKQMMQLETDLKIERDWRQTLQNELERERETIAQLTAEAQQINGLKKEFHRLQDENTQLKGICEEQEHALEELGCKLSESKLKIEDIKEANKALQGGQVWLKDKDATHCKLCEKEFSISRRKHHCRNCGEIFCNACSDNELPLPASPKPVRVCDPCHALLLQRCSSNAT from the exons ATGGCAATGGAACGAGCGAATCTGCTTAATATGGCAAAGCTTAGCATCAAAGGCCTGATCGAGTCGGCTCTGAGCTTTGGACGAACTCTGGACTCTGACTATCCACCTCTGCAACAGTTCTTTGTTGTCATGGAGCACTGCCTAAAACACGGCCTCAAAG TGAAGAAATCGTTTCTTGGATACAACAAGTCGTTATGGGGGCCTCTGGAGATGGTTGAGAAGCTCTGCCCAGAAGCAGGCGAAATCGCAGCCAGTGTGCGAGACCTTCCTGGCCTTAA GACGCCTCTGGGCAGAGCCAGAGCATGGCTGAGACTGGCACTGATGCAGAAGAAATTAGCAGATTACCTACGTCTCCTCTTCACCAGGAAAGATATTCTTAG TGAGTTCTATGAGAATTCGGCAGTGATGCTCGAGGAGGAGGGAGCCGTCATCGTTGGTCTCCTGGTGGGACTGAACGTCATAGATGCCAACTTATGTGTGAAGGGCGAGGACCTTGATACACAA GTTGGTGTAATAGACTTCTCCATGTACTTGAAGAATGACATTGATGACTACAGAAGTGAAGAAAG aaATGGACAAATTGCAGCTATTTTGGATCAGAAGAACTATGTTGAAGAATTAAATAGGCAGCTGAA TTCTACAGTTCAAGGCTTACAGGGACGTGTGGAGTCCTTAGAAAACTCCAACTCCAAACTCATCGAAGAG TTGGCAATTGCAAAAAACAACATAATTAAATTACAAGAAGAGAACCACCAACTCAGAACAGAGAATTCAGTCATTCTTATGAAAGCACAGCAGCGTCTGGAG ATTGCAGAAGGAGATTTGAACTGTGAGCTCGACACGTACAAGCAGTCAAGGCAGGGCCTGGATGAAATGTACAACGAGGCAAGACGCCAACTAAGAGAGGAATGTCAACTCAGGCAG GATGTGGAGAACGAACTGGTTGTGCAGGTGAGCATGAAGCAGGAGATGGAAATGGCCATGAAACTGTTAGAAAAGGACATACATGAAAAGCAAGACACTCTGATTGGACTTCGGCACCAATTAGATGACGTTAAAGCCATCAATGTGGAGATGTACCAAAAAATGCAg TCTTCAGATGACAGCATGAGGCACAAAAATGACATGATCGCACGTTTGGAGGAGAAGACCAATCAGATAACAGCAACTATGAAACAACTAGAACAAAG ATTGCAGGATGCCGAGAGGGAACGTGCCAGTGCTGAAGACGGGGTGCGCAAATTCAAGCAGGACTTCACAAACAAAGCTGACAGTCTCCAAAAGCAGATTACCCAGAGAGAGAAGCAAAT GATGCAGCTGGAAACAGATTTGAAAATAGAAAGGGACTGGCGGCAGACTTTACAGAATGAATTAGAAAGAGAACGAGAGACCATCGCCCAACTCACTGCTGAAGCACAGCAAATCAACGGACTCAAAAAA GAGTTTCACAGGTTGCAGGATGAGAATACGCAGCTGAAGGGAATTTGTGAAGAGCAGGAACATGCGCTGGAGGAGCTGGGCTGCAAACTCAGCGA GTCAAAGTTGAAAATCGAAGATATAAAAGAAGCCAACAAGGCACTTCAG GGTGGACAGGTCTGGCTGAAGGACAAAGATGCTACGCATTGCAAACTTTGTGAGAAGGAATTTTCAATCTCCAGAAGAAAG CACCACTGCAGGAACTGTGGGGAGATTTTCTGCAATGCCTGCTCAGATAATGAGCTGCCGCTCCCCGCTTCACCCAAACCCGTGAGAGTCTGTGACCCCTGCCACGCTCTGCTCCTCCAGCGCTGCTCCTCCAACGCCACGTAA
- the rufy2 gene encoding RUN and FYVE domain-containing protein 2 isoform X4, which yields MATPAEQDLVLAEAENNKERVQVFGILRLQEDKSAAGEKVSAAAMKSGDGRWQAPIFALARKASETFSGGIHVLPKVPEPKTSPFSEEWGAKAFRDPMAMERANLLNMAKLSIKGLIESALSFGRTLDSDYPPLQQFFVVMEHCLKHGLKVKKSFLGYNKSLWGPLEMVEKLCPEAGEIAASVRDLPGLKTPLGRARAWLRLALMQKKLADYLRLLFTRKDILSEFYENSAVMLEEEGAVIVGLLVGLNVIDANLCVKGEDLDTQVGVIDFSMYLKNDIDDYRSEERNGQIAAILDQKNYVEELNRQLNSTVQGLQGRVESLENSNSKLIEELAIAKNNIIKLQEENHQLRTENSVILMKAQQRLEIAEGDLNCELDTYKQSRQGLDEMYNEARRQLREECQLRQDVENELVVQVSMKQEMEMAMKLLEKDIHEKQDTLIGLRHQLDDVKAINVEMYQKMQSSDDSMRHKNDMIARLEEKTNQITATMKQLEQSDKDLLSQTRTLAMSFVKCASTDTEHQYKLVKDISF from the exons ATGGCGACACCTGCAGAACAGGACCTCGTGTTGGCAGAAGCAGAGAACAACAAAGAGAGAGTGCAAGTGTTCGGTATCCTCAGATTGCAGGAGGATAAATCGGCCGCTGGTGAGAAAGTGAGCGCCGCTGCCATGAAATCTGGGGACGGGAGATGGCAGGCGCCTATATTCGCGTTAGCCAGAAAAGCGTCAGAAACATTCTCAGGTGGCATTCACGTCTTGCCCAAAGTCCCAGAGCCCAAAACGTCGCCTTTTTCCGAAGAATGGGGGGCCAAGG CATTTCGAGATCCTATGGCAATGGAACGAGCGAATCTGCTTAATATGGCAAAGCTTAGCATCAAAGGCCTGATCGAGTCGGCTCTGAGCTTTGGACGAACTCTGGACTCTGACTATCCACCTCTGCAACAGTTCTTTGTTGTCATGGAGCACTGCCTAAAACACGGCCTCAAAG TGAAGAAATCGTTTCTTGGATACAACAAGTCGTTATGGGGGCCTCTGGAGATGGTTGAGAAGCTCTGCCCAGAAGCAGGCGAAATCGCAGCCAGTGTGCGAGACCTTCCTGGCCTTAA GACGCCTCTGGGCAGAGCCAGAGCATGGCTGAGACTGGCACTGATGCAGAAGAAATTAGCAGATTACCTACGTCTCCTCTTCACCAGGAAAGATATTCTTAG TGAGTTCTATGAGAATTCGGCAGTGATGCTCGAGGAGGAGGGAGCCGTCATCGTTGGTCTCCTGGTGGGACTGAACGTCATAGATGCCAACTTATGTGTGAAGGGCGAGGACCTTGATACACAA GTTGGTGTAATAGACTTCTCCATGTACTTGAAGAATGACATTGATGACTACAGAAGTGAAGAAAG aaATGGACAAATTGCAGCTATTTTGGATCAGAAGAACTATGTTGAAGAATTAAATAGGCAGCTGAA TTCTACAGTTCAAGGCTTACAGGGACGTGTGGAGTCCTTAGAAAACTCCAACTCCAAACTCATCGAAGAG TTGGCAATTGCAAAAAACAACATAATTAAATTACAAGAAGAGAACCACCAACTCAGAACAGAGAATTCAGTCATTCTTATGAAAGCACAGCAGCGTCTGGAG ATTGCAGAAGGAGATTTGAACTGTGAGCTCGACACGTACAAGCAGTCAAGGCAGGGCCTGGATGAAATGTACAACGAGGCAAGACGCCAACTAAGAGAGGAATGTCAACTCAGGCAG GATGTGGAGAACGAACTGGTTGTGCAGGTGAGCATGAAGCAGGAGATGGAAATGGCCATGAAACTGTTAGAAAAGGACATACATGAAAAGCAAGACACTCTGATTGGACTTCGGCACCAATTAGATGACGTTAAAGCCATCAATGTGGAGATGTACCAAAAAATGCAg TCTTCAGATGACAGCATGAGGCACAAAAATGACATGATCGCACGTTTGGAGGAGAAGACCAATCAGATAACAGCAACTATGAAACAACTAGAACAAAG CGACAAAGACCTACTCAGCCAGACAAGAACTCTTGCTATGTCATTTGTAAAATGCGCTAGCACAGATACAGAGCACCAATACAAACTAGTCAAAGATATTTCCTTCTGA
- the rufy2 gene encoding RUN and FYVE domain-containing protein 2 isoform X2, whose protein sequence is MYSPQSLHRWGITHSESMERLAYSQAFRDPMAMERANLLNMAKLSIKGLIESALSFGRTLDSDYPPLQQFFVVMEHCLKHGLKVKKSFLGYNKSLWGPLEMVEKLCPEAGEIAASVRDLPGLKTPLGRARAWLRLALMQKKLADYLRLLFTRKDILSEFYENSAVMLEEEGAVIVGLLVGLNVIDANLCVKGEDLDTQVGVIDFSMYLKNDIDDYRSEERNGQIAAILDQKNYVEELNRQLNSTVQGLQGRVESLENSNSKLIEELAIAKNNIIKLQEENHQLRTENSVILMKAQQRLEIAEGDLNCELDTYKQSRQGLDEMYNEARRQLREECQLRQDVENELVVQVSMKQEMEMAMKLLEKDIHEKQDTLIGLRHQLDDVKAINVEMYQKMQSSDDSMRHKNDMIARLEEKTNQITATMKQLEQRLQDAERERASAEDGVRKFKQDFTNKADSLQKQITQREKQMMQLETDLKIERDWRQTLQNELERERETIAQLTAEAQQINGLKKEFHRLQDENTQLKGICEEQEHALEELGCKLSESKLKIEDIKEANKALQGGQVWLKDKDATHCKLCEKEFSISRRKHHCRNCGEIFCNACSDNELPLPASPKPVRVCDPCHALLLQRCSSNAT, encoded by the exons ATGTATTCCCCTCAGAGCCTCCACCGCTGGGGCATCACCCATAGCGAAAGTATGGAGCGTTTGGCCTACAGTCAGG CATTTCGAGATCCTATGGCAATGGAACGAGCGAATCTGCTTAATATGGCAAAGCTTAGCATCAAAGGCCTGATCGAGTCGGCTCTGAGCTTTGGACGAACTCTGGACTCTGACTATCCACCTCTGCAACAGTTCTTTGTTGTCATGGAGCACTGCCTAAAACACGGCCTCAAAG TGAAGAAATCGTTTCTTGGATACAACAAGTCGTTATGGGGGCCTCTGGAGATGGTTGAGAAGCTCTGCCCAGAAGCAGGCGAAATCGCAGCCAGTGTGCGAGACCTTCCTGGCCTTAA GACGCCTCTGGGCAGAGCCAGAGCATGGCTGAGACTGGCACTGATGCAGAAGAAATTAGCAGATTACCTACGTCTCCTCTTCACCAGGAAAGATATTCTTAG TGAGTTCTATGAGAATTCGGCAGTGATGCTCGAGGAGGAGGGAGCCGTCATCGTTGGTCTCCTGGTGGGACTGAACGTCATAGATGCCAACTTATGTGTGAAGGGCGAGGACCTTGATACACAA GTTGGTGTAATAGACTTCTCCATGTACTTGAAGAATGACATTGATGACTACAGAAGTGAAGAAAG aaATGGACAAATTGCAGCTATTTTGGATCAGAAGAACTATGTTGAAGAATTAAATAGGCAGCTGAA TTCTACAGTTCAAGGCTTACAGGGACGTGTGGAGTCCTTAGAAAACTCCAACTCCAAACTCATCGAAGAG TTGGCAATTGCAAAAAACAACATAATTAAATTACAAGAAGAGAACCACCAACTCAGAACAGAGAATTCAGTCATTCTTATGAAAGCACAGCAGCGTCTGGAG ATTGCAGAAGGAGATTTGAACTGTGAGCTCGACACGTACAAGCAGTCAAGGCAGGGCCTGGATGAAATGTACAACGAGGCAAGACGCCAACTAAGAGAGGAATGTCAACTCAGGCAG GATGTGGAGAACGAACTGGTTGTGCAGGTGAGCATGAAGCAGGAGATGGAAATGGCCATGAAACTGTTAGAAAAGGACATACATGAAAAGCAAGACACTCTGATTGGACTTCGGCACCAATTAGATGACGTTAAAGCCATCAATGTGGAGATGTACCAAAAAATGCAg TCTTCAGATGACAGCATGAGGCACAAAAATGACATGATCGCACGTTTGGAGGAGAAGACCAATCAGATAACAGCAACTATGAAACAACTAGAACAAAG ATTGCAGGATGCCGAGAGGGAACGTGCCAGTGCTGAAGACGGGGTGCGCAAATTCAAGCAGGACTTCACAAACAAAGCTGACAGTCTCCAAAAGCAGATTACCCAGAGAGAGAAGCAAAT GATGCAGCTGGAAACAGATTTGAAAATAGAAAGGGACTGGCGGCAGACTTTACAGAATGAATTAGAAAGAGAACGAGAGACCATCGCCCAACTCACTGCTGAAGCACAGCAAATCAACGGACTCAAAAAA GAGTTTCACAGGTTGCAGGATGAGAATACGCAGCTGAAGGGAATTTGTGAAGAGCAGGAACATGCGCTGGAGGAGCTGGGCTGCAAACTCAGCGA GTCAAAGTTGAAAATCGAAGATATAAAAGAAGCCAACAAGGCACTTCAG GGTGGACAGGTCTGGCTGAAGGACAAAGATGCTACGCATTGCAAACTTTGTGAGAAGGAATTTTCAATCTCCAGAAGAAAG CACCACTGCAGGAACTGTGGGGAGATTTTCTGCAATGCCTGCTCAGATAATGAGCTGCCGCTCCCCGCTTCACCCAAACCCGTGAGAGTCTGTGACCCCTGCCACGCTCTGCTCCTCCAGCGCTGCTCCTCCAACGCCACGTAA